Genomic DNA from Bartonella alsatica:
ATTTTTACAATTTTAATAAAGTGTTAAGGCTTTTTTTTAAAATTTTAGATTGAAAATAAAATTTGCAGAGCTAATTACGTTTTATATTTGCTAAGCCATGAAGGGGGAGGATATAGTTATGCAATATAAGTGGAGACCAAGTTGTTGGGTGCTCATGATTAGCAGCTGTTTTATTCAGGCAGCTGTTGCAGATGAGGGCGGGGGGCGATTCTTTTGTCAGCCTTCAAGCTATAGTGGAAATGAGAAAATATTCCGTGATCAATACAATGAGGATGTGGGGACAGGGAAATGCATACTTGGAACATCTAACAATCATGCTCTCGTAGGAATGCGTAGTGAGTTAGGCTCTTTTGAAAAGCTTAGAAAGGAAAAAGGTATTGGTATATTGGCTAGCAAAATGCAGGATTTTGATAGCGAGAGTGAAGGTAAGGCTAAGCAGTATGTGCAAGGAAGAAATATTGCACTTTTTAAAAAATCTGAACTCATATTTATTAATGATGGAGCATTTTTAAAAAATTTTGTACTCGATAATAATGGTAAAGCTTACTTTTCAAATGATGGTGAGAAAGATAATCCAGGGCAATCCATTAATAACACAGTGAGAGATGGAGCAACAATTTACGTTTATGCGGGAGGTTTTAGTAAAAATAGCAAAGTTGAACGTGGTGGAACTGAAAGTGTTTATGCTGCGAAAGGGAAACAAGGCTTTTCAAAAAATGCTGTAGTTAAGGTAGGTGGACAGCAAAATGTTGGGAATGGAGGGAAAGCAGAGGGGACAGAAATTTTTGGTGGTAAACAGCTTGTTTTTGGGGAAGGGGAGGTTGGAGGAAAAATTAAAGGGAGTCGTGCTTCAGATACTGTAATTCATGGTCAAGGCGAACTACTAGGGTTGCAGGAAGTGTACGATGGGGGAATAGTTTGGAATACGAAAGTTATGCAAGGAGGTATACAAAATGTTACGAAAAAGGCTCAAAGTGCAAAAAATGGTGGTTTTGCGTTTGAAACACAAATCTTTGGTGGCGGTAAACAATATGTTTTAGAAGGAGGAAAAGCTATTGGTGTCTCTTTAAATGAGACTGCTATTCAGGAAATACATAATGATGGATATGTAAAAAATCTAACAATTAATAACGAATCAAGTTCATGGGTGCATGCTGGGGCAACATTAGAAGGTAAGACTCTAGTGAATCATTCTGGACAACTTCATCTTTATGCAGGAAATGAACAATATCGTACTACAGTAGAACACATTATTTTAAATGGACGAGATACAAAACTGTACTCTATCACTGATGAGTTTGATGGAAAAAGCTCTCTGATCCAGAAATTAAGCGGTGAGGGGAGTGTTATTTTTACGTTTACTGGTTCTGATCCGTATTACTCTCAACTTCATGTTAATAATCTTTCAGGAAGTTTACATTTTGAATTCAATACCGCTATTGCACATAATCGTGGTGATTATCTCTTCGTTGAAGATGGCAAAGGTAATCACACAATAAGCGTTGTTGATTCTGGAGTTGAAATTACCAATCCTTTTTCAAATAAGCGTGATTTAATTACTGATCAAAGCGGTGGAGCTCATTTTACTCTGGCAGATCTTTCTGGTGAAAAAATTAACGCTATCGACGGTGGAACCTATATATATGATTTAAAACAGAGAAATGACGAAAATGGAAAAGTTTGGTTTTTGTCTTCCGATCGTATCAATGGATCAGAACCTTCCATTTCTGCTCCGATAGATCCGTTGTTTCCTGGGAGGCCGTCAATTACTCCTTCAACTGACGCTGTGCTGTCGACAGCGGCGGCTCCTGGGCTTATTTTTCATAATGAACTGCAAATGATACGTTCTGGAAGGGGGATTCTGGACAAAAATCGGAAAGATACAGATCTATGGGCTTATGCAATTAAGAACAGAGAACGCGTTGCTACAGATCACACACATTTTAAGCTTGAGCAGACAGGTCTAGTATTTGGTGCTGATGAGTTGAGTGAATTAACGCATGGAGATTTGTATGTTGGTGGTTTTGGCAGTTATGACCAAGCACGTGTTATTCATGCACGAGGCAGTGCTAGCAACCTGAACACTTATAGCATTGGAACGTATGCAACTTATTTTGATAACCGTGGATGGTATCTGGATGGTGTTTTGAAATATAATTATTACAGAGATAATCTAAAAGCTGTTTCAACGAATGGTTTAGCCATTCAAAGCGATTATAATCAGTGGGCGATAGGTGGGGCATTTGAGATTGGTTGTCATTTTGAGACGGCACAGAGAAGCTGGATGCAACCTCATATCAAAGTAACAGGAGTGCAGGTTGAAGGTAAAAAAATCAAACTTTCCAATGGAATGACAGGTGATATAAGTCCATTAACTTCATTTCTTAGTGAAGTTGGATTAACAGCAGGGCATGAATTTATTGTTGATGCAGAAACTTCATTAACAGCTTACATTACAGCAGCTTGGTTACGTGAGAATATAGATGATAATTCCACAACGATTAATAACCAGCATCAGTTTATTATGGACTTGTCTGGAAATGCGGGTAAATTGGGAATTGGTTTGAACAGTTTTATCAATGACAAATTAAAGCTTTATGTAGAAGCTCATTATCTTAAAGGACATAAGATTAAGCAGTCACTTCAAGGTAGTTTAGGATTACGCTATAGGTACTAAATAATACGTTTGTGTGCTGATTAATCTTAGTAATTTACTTATTTGTGTGGCTAAACATCCAATGTTTATATACTCTTAGGAGTGTATAGACATTGGGGGGTATCATACGCCTTAGTCAAAGGCGATGACATTTTTTCATCTATTACAATCTCAGATTAAAAGCTTCTTTGTTGATTTATTGTCACAATTTTTAGTTGTTTTTAAAATAATACACTATAAAAATGTATTTAGATATAAATAAAACACATTACGATACATTTTGCAGTGAGTTTACCCGCTATAGTTGTGTGGCGTTTATCTAATGATTGATATTGCAGGGTTGATGATGCAAAATAACTTCAAATTGAGTTTTTTAGTGTTAATGTTAATAGCTGTTTCGTGCAAGTTGCAAGCGCGGTAGAGAATAGGAATGAGTCACTAACAAGTATGACGAATATAAGAAATGGGGGAAGTATATCAAAAGGATTTGCACTGATTACTAAAACTCCTATTCCTAGTAACAATAGTAAAATTAAGGATGGCGGTGTAGAGATTGTTGAAAATGGTGGAAGTTCGATAGGTTCTACTGTTGAGAAAGGTGGAATACAGATAGTTACGCGTGCAGGTACTGCAATAAATACTAAAGTTAGTGGTGGTAAACAGTTTGTTTTCGAAGAGAAGAGTTTTGTGAATCTTAAAAACATGGAAAAATCAAGCAGTGTTTATGATTCTATAGTTTCTGGTGTGGATGGAGCAGTAGGATAGAAGAATGTATAATGATGGAACGTGGGTTTGGAATACAAAAGTTAAGAATTGGGGAGAACAAATATTTATGCAGAAAATAAAAAGTGGGGTGGTATTGCAGAGAATAGCAGCATAATTTCTGAGAATGGTAGGCAGCATATTTTAGCGCGAGGAGAAGCTATATCTGTTTGCTGCTGTGATGTTACAAATCATATTAAAAAGGAAAAATTCTCTGTGATAGGGTGAGTTGATGAAGAATTATTTTTTTTTGTGAGGGGGAGGGTAACAGGCAAAGACTGCAGATTAAGATTGAGAGTTTAAGTGGGAAGGGGAGAACTGTTATTTTTACTTCTATCCCATATGATTCATGCCATCTTTCATTTCATGTTGATGAATTTTCAGGTAATTTACAATTTAATTTTAATGTAAGTATTATGGAAGAAGACCATAGTAGCAATTACTTATCAATTGATAATGGTGCAGGGAAACATAAAGTAAGTGTTGCTGATTCTGGTGTTGAAATCACAGGTTCTTTTTTACAAAAAAATGGTCTTATCACCGAAATTAATTTAATTACCGATAAAAGCGGAGAAGCTAGTTTTACTCTGGCAAACCATTCTGGTGATGAAATTGAAGCTGTTGATAGTGGAGCCTATATGTATGGTTTATATAAGAGAGAAAGAAGTGCAGAGTCTAATGGTGATACCACAATTTGGTATTTGGGCAGGGAAACTGGTAGATCGGGATATTCGGATAATCGCTTTCAACGTACGAGCAGGAAACAAAAGGTTGCTGTTTCGTTAATTGCTTCATTTACTGATGCAGATATTAATAAAACATCTTTCTTTCGGAGCCAAGTTTCCGTTCTTCGTAATGCTAGTAGCATGGGAAATCGTCAGAAAACATCCAGCTCACGACTTCCTCGGCATTTGCACGAGAAGCAGAAGGATTCTGTTTTTTCAGTTCCGTTATTTATAGAACGTCAACCTATTGGGTTGTCACGTCCAGAAGTTAGTCATTATCATCCTTCTGATGAGCAACAGCAGCTTGTTATTTCTACAAATGCTTCGTTGTTAGCTGATCAAATGATTTTGCGCCTAAATGATCCAGCTCAACCTTTTCCAGAGTCGAAGCAAGAATTGTCAGTTTCTAATTTTTTGACCACCCCCTCTACGGATGCAGTGTTATCTATGTCAGTTACTCCAGGACTTGTTTTTCACAATGAATTACAAACTGTGCGTTCTGGAAGGAGAATTTTAGATAGAAATAAAAAAGATACTGCTCTATGGACATATGCGATCAAAAGCAAAGAAAGTGTTGCAACAGATCATACAGATTTTAAGTTTGAGCAAACAGGTATAGTATTAGGTATCGGTGGTGTAAGTGAACTGGCGGATGGAGAGTTTTATATTGGTGGTTTCGGCAGTTATGATCAAGCACGGGTGATACATGCACGAGGTGGCATCAGTGGCATAAATACATATAGTATTGGAGCTTATGCGACTTATTTTGATCATAGTGGATTGTATCTAGATGGTGTCTTGAAATACAATAGTTATCAAAATAATCTGAAGGCTGTTTCCACGAACGGTTTAGCCATTGAAGGAAATTATAATCAATGGGTGATGGGTACCTCATTTGAAGCGGGTTATTGCTTTAAGATGGCCCAAAACAACTGGTTGCAGGCTTATGCGCAATTAACGTGGTTGCAAGTTGAAGGTAAACAGGTAAAGCTCTCGAATGAAATGATCGGTGATATAAACTCCTTTACTTCGTTGCGCAGTGAGGTTGGGTTATCTTTAGGGTATGAATTGGGGTCGGATATAGATACTTCATCTCTGGCTTACATTAGGGCTGGATGGTTGCGTGAGAATAAAGATAACAACCATACAACAATTAATCAACAGCATAAATTTACCACAGACTTGTCAGGAAATGCCGGTAAAATAGGGGTTGGTTTAAGCAGTTTACTGAATGGAAAATTAAAGCTTTATGCAGAAGCATATTATTTTAAAGGACATAAGATTAAGCAATCACTTCAAGGTATTTTGGGTGTACGTTATAGCTTTTAAGTTTTTTAATAAGTCTTGGTGTACGGGGTGTTTTTGCAAGCTAGATATTTGATGGTCAGAGAATATTTTTGAGAAGCGTTTGGCTTTTTATAAAGCGTGTATATGTTGCTGTATTTTGGATTTCCTCTTACATCTTTTTCTTTCTTTATCAGTAATTTTAAGAAGGGAATGTTTAGTATTATGAAAGGAGATTTACTCTTGTAGGAGAGAGACTATAACAATATAATGAGAGAGATTAAGGATCGCGAGTATTGTGTTTTTTATCGAGTTTCTTCTACAATTCATGTAATATGCATTTTTGTATTATGTATTTTTGAGAATTGCTGCGGATTTTTCCATAATCCCTTGGCAGAAGGTTGCTTGCTCGCTATAGATCTGCCAGATAATGTTATACAATGAAATAAAGGTGGTCAAATGGCTGTAGAGCGTACTTTTTCAATGATTAAACCAGATGCAACGCGTCGTAATTTGACAGGAGCGATTACGAAAATGCTTGAAGATGCAGGTTTACGTGTGGTTGCATCTAAGCGTGTGTGGATGAGCAAGCGTGAAGCTGAAATGTTTTATGCAGTTCATAGAGAACGTCCATTTTTTAGTGAATTAGTTGAGTTTATGTCTTCTGGTCCAACTATTGTGCAAGTTTTAGAAGGGGAGAACGCCATAGCTAAAAATCGTGAAGTGATGGGTGCTACAGATCCGATGGATGCAAAGGAAGGAACAATCCGTAAAGCGTATGCTTTATCGATTGGTGAAAATTCCATTCATGGTTCAGATAGCTCTGAAACTGCAAAAACAGAAATCACTTTTTGGTTTTCTGAAGTAGAAATTGTTGGTTAATAAAAACATATATTAAACATAGAAAATCCTGAAACAGCTGTTTTGGGATTTTTCTTATAAAGTTGCGGATTTCTCTGAAAGGACATGTGGAGCTTACTATTGTTCATGTAATGACGTGTTTTAAGCCTGCACGAAAATAATCCCATCCTGTCCACAATGTGAGGAGAGCAGAGATCCACAGCATAGTAATGCCAAATTCCACGGTATAAGGGAAAATTTTATTACCAGATGGTCCTGCTAAAAGAAAAATAATGGCTATCATTTGTACAAAAGTTTTCCATTTAGCAAGACGAGAGACAGGAACACTGACTTTTAATTCAGCCAAATATTCACGTAATCCTGAGACAAGAATTTCCCGACAAAGAATAATAATGGCTGCCCATAGTGTCCACCCAGCAATAGTACTGTCTGCGGCAAGCAAGAGCAGACAGGCAGATACAAGAAGTTTATCTGCAATTGGATCTAACATGCGACCGATATTGGATGTTTGTTCCCAAATACGGGCAAGATAGCCATCAAGAAAGTCTGTAATGGATGCAACTATAAAAATGGAAACGGCAATCCAACGTGCGATATCACTTGATTGTAGTCGTCCTTCTAAAAAAAAGCATGCAACAACTATTGGTACTGCAACAATTCGTGCATAGGTCAGAATATTGGGAAAAGAAAAAGTATGATTTTTCATAGAGCTATTTTCAATTCTTTATAAAAAATGATTTATTTCATAAAAGTAACAAGGCAAAGATTATGAAACAAGTCTTATTTTGCATTAAAATGAGTATGAATTTTTTGTGCAATTCTAACAGAAATTCCTGAAACTTTTGTTAGATCTTCGAGTGAAGCACTGGCAATAACTTTAGCACTTCCAAAATGGTGAAGCAACGCACGCTTTCTTGTCGGGCCAATATTTTCGATTTTATCAAGTGGATTTTTAAATGCTTCTTTTTTGCGTTTTTTTCTATGAGTCCCGATTGCAAAACGGTGTGCTTCATCACGCAGGCGTTGCAAAAAATAAAGGATAGGGTCATGCGGAGGTAGAGTAAAGGGCGTCTTGCCTTTTATACAAAATCGTTCACGTCCCGCTCTACGGTCAACACCTTTGGCTATGCCAACAACCGTGATGAAATCATCTAATTTTAATTCAGATAATATTGTATGCACACTGTTTATTTGTCCTGCACCACCATCGATTAATACAAGATCAGGCCAAATAGGAAGAAGATCATTGTCTTGATTTTTTGTATTATTACTTTTATTGGGCAGACCATTCTCCTTAATAAGACGTGAAAATCTTCGTTTAATGACTTCTTTCATCATGCCAAAATCATCACCGGGTGTGATATCGGTCGAGCGAATATTGAATTTACGATATTGATTTTTAATAAATCCCTTTTGACCTGCAACAATCATCACGCCTACCGCATTTGTTCCCATAATGTGAGAATTGTCATAAACTTCTATACGGCATGGTGTGTGGGACAGTTGGAATATTTTAGCAAATCTCTGAAGTAATTTTGTATATGTAGTTATTTCAGCCAGCTTCCGTCCAAGTGCTTCATGAGCGTTAATAGAGACGTATTTAACGAGATTTTTTCGTTCACCTTTTTTGGGAAAAGAGAGCGATATTTTACGATTCGCTTTGAGACTGAATGCCTCCGTAAGAAGTGTTTTTTCTTCAATTTCTTCAGATAAAAGGATGAGTTTTGGCAGAGATTTATCATCATAGAATTGGGCAAGGAAACTCGCTAAAATTTCAGCACTAGAAAAAGATGGATCTGCTTTAGGAAAATACGCTCGGTTTCCCCAATTTTGTCCCATGCGGAAAAAGAACACCTGAATGCAGGACACTCCTTCTTGTTGCGCAATTGCAAATACATCTGCTTCTTTTATCGTTTGAGGGTTAATGCCTTGATGGCTTTGGATATGAGAGAGGGCTGATATGCGATCACGATAGGCTGCTGCTTGTTCAAAATTAAGATTTTCTGCGGCTTCATGCATAGCTTGAACCATATTATTTTTAACTGATTGGCTTTTTCCAGAAAGAAAAGCCTTTGCATTTTTCACCAACTCTCTATAATCACTATCACTGATTTTCTGTGTACACGGTGCAGAACATCGTTTGATTTGATAAAGCAAGCAGGGTCGTGTACGGTTTTTAAAAACTGAATCGGTACAGGTGCGTAAGAGAAAGGCACGTTGTAAAACATTTATTGTTTGTGTAACCGCCCCTGAAGAAGCAAAAGGACCAAAATAATGTGCTTTTCGTGTACGGGTACCACGATGTTTATAAAGTGCTGGTGCCAAATGATCATCAGTAATAACAATATAAGGGAAACTTTTATCATCACGTAGTAACACATTAAAACGTGGATGCAACCTTTTGATGAGATTAGCTTCTAAAAGGAGTGCTTCTGTTTCTGTTTGAGTGACAACAAATTCCATATGAAATGTCGCACGAATCATACGGGCAATACGATTATTGTGTCCATGTTCACGAGTGTAATTTGAGACGCGTTTTTTGAGATTACGTGCTTTTCCGATATAGAGAATATCACCGTTCTCAGCAATCATCCGATAAACCCCTGGTTTATGCGGAAGATGTTTGACAAACTCTTGTATGAGTTTGGCACCTTTAAATTGATTTTTATCATTTTCTTGATTGGCATTGTCCCATGTAATATGTGAGAGAAAAGAGAGCTTTTCTCTTTTATTTTTGGGGCAAGCTATGTTATTTTTCAGGATCATTCAGTTTATCCGGAAACATTTTATATTTTTCAGAGAAAATGCTCTTATCCAATACAATATTATTATTTATGTAATGATAGTTATTTTTTCTATAAATAACACATTATGTCATAAGATCATTCAATTTTGGTGTTATTGCTTTCCATAAAAAATGGGGTCGGCCTCTAAAAACAGTTTTACGAGTTTACTAATGTAGTTATTAATGATGAGAATTCACATTAAAATAAAGTTTGTTTAAAAAATAGAGTCTGTATTGCTAACTAAGATATGTATTCTAGGGTGAAATGATTTAAAAGGCTAAGAAAAAACTTAACTTAAGTATTGCGATATTTTTAAGCACCATAAGATTCTTGATTCTTACAAAAAAATTGATTTAATGTGGATAGTAGATGAAAAAACTAACATAATAAAATAAATGTTATTTTTGGATCCATTTATGAATTATTTGTGCGTTTTTATCTTGTCCAAGACGATTTATAAGAAACGGACTAAGTTTTTTAATTTCTTCTTCCAAAAGATAGGGAGGATTGATAACAATCATCCCACTTCCATTCATTGTAGGTAATATTGAACTTTTTCGAACACGCATTTCGAGTTGTAAAATTTTAGGAATCCCTGTTTGATAAAGTGCATGAAGAAAATTTTCAATTTCTTTATCATATTTAACAGGATACCATAAAGCGTAGATTCCTCCAGGAAAACGGCGATATGCTTTCATCAATCCTTCAATGAGTCGGGAAAATTCACCAGGTTTTTCAAAGGGAGGATCAACAAGGGTAAATCCACGTTTTTCTTTTGGTGGCAAATGCGCATTTAAAGTAAGCCAACCATCCAAATGCAGTACTTTTGTTTGATAATCACCAGCAAAATTTTTTGCTAAAATATGATAATCTTCATCATGCAATTCAATTGCGGTGAGTCGATCTTGTTTACGTAATAATTGACGAATAATAACAGGAGAACCAGGATAGAATAGAAATTCTTTTCTCCCTGCATTAAATGAATCAATAATGTTACTCCATGGACAAAGGAATGTTTTTAAATCTTCTGGGATAGGAGCTGAGAAAAGCCGTTGGATGCCTTCGCGCCATTCTCCTGTTTTATGTGCCTCTAAAGAAGAGAGATCGTACATGCCGATACCAGCATGCGTATCTATAACTCGAAAAGCTTTTTCTTTACGTTTGAGATATTCCACAATGCGGGTGACAATAATGTGTTTAAAAACATCAGCAAAATTGCCAGCATGATAAATATGCCGATAATTCATCAGTAAATTCTACCATCTATATGACTACTTGCTAAATTTTTCTATTAACATGGAATAATAGTTTTATATCAACAAAAAACTTTTTGTAGAGATCAAACAATTAAAAAAATATATACATCTATTAGGAAAACTAATAACACGGTTTTACAATTAGTTGCTATAATTTATATGCGTAGATCAATAACCAAAATTTCTTATCTTTTACCAGAGCAAAGATAAGAAGAGAGAAAAAGCTTTAATAGAAGCATTTATCATTTATTTTTATAAAAGAACTTTTTTAATTTCACCACCTTAAAAAGAAAATCATAGGCGATGTAAAATAACTGAATCACTAGTGAAAATCACTAAAAATTTGTAAGATAAATTTTTACATTAATCTATTAGATTTATCAACAATTTGAAAATTTATATATTTCAAGTGCCTAATAAAAATACTGTTAAATTGAAGGATTTCTTTCTTTAACAAAGTCGCTATGAAACTATGAAAAAGAACATTAAAAACGTTACCGTGATATGCAGATAGATTTTCATTGTGAGCGTTTAATAAAGTTTTTTTGAGGTTAGAGCACAAATTTCATATTTATGTATGAAATGACGAGGTTGTTATTTATGATATTAGCATATCATTTTTAAAAAATTGCATGAAAATATATAAGCTATGTTTGATAAATAGCACAAATATATTGCTATAGTTTTAGAAATAAAGGCTATGGTTATAGATATTTCTGTATTGTTTTAAAGAGATGAAGCAAAAGCGTTGGGTTTTTATTTTGTTTACGCGCGATATAGAGGTGACAAATGATGTCAAGGCGCTTACCACATCTTTATGAAAGGTAAATGAACGTGATAATATTTTTTAAATCAAGAGGGAGGAGAGTACAACATTTGCTTCTGTCTCTGCTACCTCGCTATCCAGTAGCTGAACATTGAGAAATTTTATAAATGGATCAAAATAAGAGAGCACCTGAAACATGGAGTATGTCTCTACTTCATGCTGTTAATTTAATAAAATTTGGCTGATTTATCAACTGCAATAACTAGTATATATTGTCTATGAAGCAATTGATGGTAAAATTCCTGTAATGTTGTATAAGAGAGTTCGTGAGAATGTTATTCGTAAAAGATGGATTTTAATGGGCTTTTAACGTCAGAGGATGTATCAATGAAAACTCTTTCAAGGATACATTTTCGGAGAATTTTTTAGATTTAACACGTAAAATCTTTGCGGTGGATTGTAATATTGTTCTTTACCGTAGCAGTGATTTACAAGAGATGTGCATAATTGCACAGGTAGCGTCATTTTAAAAAGGTAAAGCATTAAAATGTATCATAGTTCTTGCAGGAGGGTTTCACAATCCGATAAAATAGGAGGGACTGCTTGAAGAGAAAAATTTTCAGGTCTTTTGAGTTTTGTTTGAGGCGGTTTGTCATTTTTAACTTATCTACGTTTCTTATAACACACTAAGAAAAAGAGAAGAGAGGTTAAAAAGTTAGTTTACAATAAAAGGCATGTGATTGTCTTTAATTTGAGAAAAAAATATACGAGTAAGATATGATTATATTTGATACATTTCTTAAGAGTAAGCATAAATAAATGAACTAAACTTTAAAAGCAGTGAGAGAGAATAATGGGTAATATTTTTTCACCAACACATTTAATTATAATTTTATTGATTATCCTTGTGCTTTTCGGGCGTGGCAAGGTTTCTGAATTAATGGGTGATGTTGCTAAGGGGATTAAAGCTTTCAAAAAGAATATGAAGGAAGAAGAAGATAGTGTCGAGGTTAAGTGCGAAACGCCTGATATTTCTAAAACGATTGATGTTGAACCTCAACAATCTGAATTATTATCGGTGAAGTGTGCTGCAGCAGGCAGAAAAGCTTCTTCCTCTTCTAAAGGAGAAAAGACATCTGTTGCTAAAAAACAGCGTGTAAAATAATAAAGACGTGGTCATAATTGTACATTATTTTTTAATGAGAAAGTCGAGTATAAGCGATGTTTGGGATTGATGGACCAGAGTTTCTGGTGATTTTACTTGTTCTCATCGTCGTAGTTGGACCAAAAGATTTACCTAAAATGCTAAAGACAATGGCAAGGGCAATAGCTTATGTACGTTCAACAGCGAATGAGTTCCGTTATCAGTTTGATGATGCAATGAGACAAGTCGAGTTTGATGATTTACAAAAAACATTGTCGGATAATAGTGATCTAAATCTAAACAAGGAGTTGACAAGGATTTTTAATCCCATTCATGATATAGTAAGGGGGATCGGCGATAATTCTGATGTAAAGACATTACACCATAAAACAGAAAAAGATAAAGAAATATTGGTATGTGATCAAAATGGAGTCAATGAAGATTTAACTGTATCCGATAATCCTCATAGTTCTGGGAGTATTTCTTTAATTTCTAAAGATAGAGAAGGTGCTTCATGAATGTTAAGAAAGATGAAGTTGACGCCAATATGGCTCCACTTCTAGAGCATTTGATTGAACTTCGTCAGCGAGTTATTGCTACTCTGATCGCATTTTTGATAGCTTTTATTATGTGTTTTTTTGTCAAAGATTATATCTTAAATCTTTTGATATGGCCTTATCAATGCGCAATGAAAATATCAGGTGGTAATCCTGAAAGTATTCGTTTGCAATCAACACAGGTATGGGAAACTTTTTTAACGAAGATGAAACTTGCTGCTTTTGGAGCAGTTATTTTATCTTTTCCCTATACAGCTTTGCAGTTTTACAGCTTTATTGCACCTGGACTTTATAAAAATGAGCGTATGGCTTTTCTGCCATTTTTGATTGGTGGACCGATTTTATTTTGTATTGGGGGGGCATTTGTTTATGCACTGTTAGCACCAATAATACTTTGGTTTAGTCTTTCTCAGCAATTTCTTCCAGATGTTTATTTAAGGATAGAATTTATCGTCCGTATTTCGGATTATTTGAGTTTTAT
This window encodes:
- the ndk gene encoding nucleoside-diphosphate kinase, with the translated sequence MAVERTFSMIKPDATRRNLTGAITKMLEDAGLRVVASKRVWMSKREAEMFYAVHRERPFFSELVEFMSSGPTIVQVLEGENAIAKNREVMGATDPMDAKEGTIRKAYALSIGENSIHGSDSSETAKTEITFWFSEVEIVG
- the bafA gene encoding BafA family autotransporter, with product MESLSGKGRTVIFTSIPYDSCHLSFHVDEFSGNLQFNFNVSIMEEDHSSNYLSIDNGAGKHKVSVADSGVEITGSFLQKNGLITEINLITDKSGEASFTLANHSGDEIEAVDSGAYMYGLYKRERSAESNGDTTIWYLGRETGRSGYSDNRFQRTSRKQKVAVSLIASFTDADINKTSFFRSQVSVLRNASSMGNRQKTSSSRLPRHLHEKQKDSVFSVPLFIERQPIGLSRPEVSHYHPSDEQQQLVISTNASLLADQMILRLNDPAQPFPESKQELSVSNFLTTPSTDAVLSMSVTPGLVFHNELQTVRSGRRILDRNKKDTALWTYAIKSKESVATDHTDFKFEQTGIVLGIGGVSELADGEFYIGGFGSYDQARVIHARGGISGINTYSIGAYATYFDHSGLYLDGVLKYNSYQNNLKAVSTNGLAIEGNYNQWVMGTSFEAGYCFKMAQNNWLQAYAQLTWLQVEGKQVKLSNEMIGDINSFTSLRSEVGLSLGYELGSDIDTSSLAYIRAGWLRENKDNNHTTINQQHKFTTDLSGNAGKIGVGLSSLLNGKLKLYAEAYYFKGHKIKQSLQGILGVRYSF
- the bafA gene encoding BafA family autotransporter is translated as MQYKWRPSCWVLMISSCFIQAAVADEGGGRFFCQPSSYSGNEKIFRDQYNEDVGTGKCILGTSNNHALVGMRSELGSFEKLRKEKGIGILASKMQDFDSESEGKAKQYVQGRNIALFKKSELIFINDGAFLKNFVLDNNGKAYFSNDGEKDNPGQSINNTVRDGATIYVYAGGFSKNSKVERGGTESVYAAKGKQGFSKNAVVKVGGQQNVGNGGKAEGTEIFGGKQLVFGEGEVGGKIKGSRASDTVIHGQGELLGLQEVYDGGIVWNTKVMQGGIQNVTKKAQSAKNGGFAFETQIFGGGKQYVLEGGKAIGVSLNETAIQEIHNDGYVKNLTINNESSSWVHAGATLEGKTLVNHSGQLHLYAGNEQYRTTVEHIILNGRDTKLYSITDEFDGKSSLIQKLSGEGSVIFTFTGSDPYYSQLHVNNLSGSLHFEFNTAIAHNRGDYLFVEDGKGNHTISVVDSGVEITNPFSNKRDLITDQSGGAHFTLADLSGEKINAIDGGTYIYDLKQRNDENGKVWFLSSDRINGSEPSISAPIDPLFPGRPSITPSTDAVLSTAAAPGLIFHNELQMIRSGRGILDKNRKDTDLWAYAIKNRERVATDHTHFKLEQTGLVFGADELSELTHGDLYVGGFGSYDQARVIHARGSASNLNTYSIGTYATYFDNRGWYLDGVLKYNYYRDNLKAVSTNGLAIQSDYNQWAIGGAFEIGCHFETAQRSWMQPHIKVTGVQVEGKKIKLSNGMTGDISPLTSFLSEVGLTAGHEFIVDAETSLTAYITAAWLRENIDDNSTTINNQHQFIMDLSGNAGKLGIGLNSFINDKLKLYVEAHYLKGHKIKQSLQGSLGLRYRY
- the pgsA gene encoding CDP-diacylglycerol--glycerol-3-phosphate 3-phosphatidyltransferase gives rise to the protein MKNHTFSFPNILTYARIVAVPIVVACFFLEGRLQSSDIARWIAVSIFIVASITDFLDGYLARIWEQTSNIGRMLDPIADKLLVSACLLLLAADSTIAGWTLWAAIIILCREILVSGLREYLAELKVSVPVSRLAKWKTFVQMIAIIFLLAGPSGNKIFPYTVEFGITMLWISALLTLWTGWDYFRAGLKHVIT
- a CDS encoding AIDA repeat-containing protein — translated: MTNIRNGGSISKGFALITKTPIPSNNSKIKDGGVEIVENGGSSIGSTVEKGGIQIVTRAGTAINTKVSGGKQFVFEEKSFVNLKNMEKSSSVYDSIVSGVDGAVG